The Planococcus liqunii genome includes a region encoding these proteins:
- a CDS encoding VOC family protein, with product MAEIMQKFTTCLWFNMQAEEAAKFYVSIFKDSSISRITRYVKAGQEIHGKEPGSIMSVEFRIAGQEFMALNGGPMFKFSEAVSFIINCETQEEIDYYWDKLTEGGDESAQVCGWLKDKFGVSWQVVPIAMNEMLVDPDTEKVERVTNSFMQMKKLDLNELQRVYEG from the coding sequence GTGGCAGAGATTATGCAAAAATTCACGACGTGCTTGTGGTTTAATATGCAAGCGGAAGAGGCAGCAAAATTTTATGTTTCAATTTTCAAGGATTCAAGCATTAGCCGAATTACCCGGTATGTGAAGGCGGGGCAGGAAATTCACGGCAAAGAACCTGGTTCCATCATGTCCGTTGAATTTCGAATCGCCGGGCAAGAGTTCATGGCTTTGAACGGTGGGCCAATGTTCAAATTTTCGGAAGCCGTTTCGTTTATCATCAATTGCGAAACTCAAGAGGAAATCGACTATTATTGGGACAAACTGACCGAAGGCGGAGATGAGAGTGCCCAAGTATGCGGCTGGCTAAAGGATAAGTTTGGCGTTTCGTGGCAAGTGGTTCCGATTGCGATGAATGAGATGCTGGTAGATCCAGATACGGAAAAAGTGGAGCGCGTCACCAACTCATTTATGCAAATGAAGAAGCTGGATCTGAATGAACTTCAACGGGTGTATGAAGGTTAA